Proteins encoded within one genomic window of Empedobacter falsenii:
- the gyrB gene encoding DNA topoisomerase (ATP-hydrolyzing) subunit B, protein MSNNTYTADNIQALEGMEHVRLRPSMYIGDVGVRGLHHLVYEVVDNSIDEALAGYCDTIKVTILEGNSIRVEDNGRGIPVDLHKKEGKSALEVVMTKIGAGGKFDKDTYKVSGGLHGVGVSCVNALSNHLSAEVFKNGKQYIQEYSKGKPLYDVKEVGTTDKSGTTVTFTPDDTIFQEVQTYNYSTLANRLRELAFLNKGINIVLVDEREKDADGNPVTETFHSEEGLKEFVEFIDGSRESIMDKVIFMEGERDGIPVEVAMRYNTSYNENVHSYVNNINTHEGGTHLSGFRRALTRTLKKYAEENFNLAKEKVEIVGDDFREGLTAVISVKVMEPQFEGQTKTKLGNSEVSPAVDKIVAEMLTNFLEENPTEAKQIVDKVILAAKARQAAKKAREMVQRKNPMGGSGLPGKLADCSSRKPEESELFLVEGDSAGGTAKQGRDRHFQAILPLRGKILNVEKAMAHKVLDNEEIKNIYTALGVTIGTEEDSKALNISKLRYHKVVIMTDADVDGSHIATLILTFFFRYMKELIEQGHIYIATPPLYLIKKGAKAEYAWDEKDRERLTAEFSTDGSGKGVTIQRYKGLGEMNAEQLWDTTLNPEHRTLRKVTIDNATEADRVFSMLMGDDVPPRREFIEKNAHYAKIDV, encoded by the coding sequence ATGAGTAATAACACATATACGGCGGATAATATCCAAGCGTTAGAAGGAATGGAGCACGTACGTCTTCGTCCATCGATGTACATTGGTGACGTCGGAGTTAGAGGATTACACCACTTAGTTTACGAGGTTGTTGATAACTCTATTGATGAAGCTTTAGCAGGATACTGTGATACAATCAAGGTGACAATTTTAGAAGGAAACTCGATTCGTGTAGAAGATAACGGACGTGGTATTCCTGTCGACTTACATAAAAAAGAAGGAAAATCTGCATTAGAAGTTGTAATGACGAAAATTGGTGCAGGAGGTAAGTTTGATAAAGATACGTACAAAGTTTCTGGAGGTTTGCACGGTGTTGGAGTTTCGTGTGTTAATGCACTTTCTAACCATTTATCGGCAGAAGTTTTCAAGAACGGAAAACAATATATTCAGGAATATTCGAAAGGGAAACCTTTGTATGATGTAAAAGAAGTTGGAACGACTGATAAAAGTGGTACAACAGTTACTTTTACGCCAGATGATACAATTTTCCAAGAAGTACAAACATATAACTATTCTACTTTAGCAAATCGTTTGCGTGAGTTAGCTTTCTTAAACAAAGGAATCAATATTGTATTGGTTGACGAACGCGAAAAAGATGCTGATGGAAATCCTGTAACAGAAACTTTTCATTCTGAAGAAGGATTAAAAGAATTTGTTGAGTTTATCGACGGTAGCCGCGAATCTATCATGGACAAAGTAATCTTCATGGAAGGTGAACGTGATGGAATTCCAGTTGAGGTTGCAATGCGATACAATACATCGTATAACGAAAATGTGCATTCGTATGTAAATAATATCAATACACACGAAGGTGGAACGCATTTATCTGGTTTTCGTCGTGCATTGACACGTACATTGAAAAAATATGCTGAAGAAAACTTTAATCTTGCAAAAGAAAAAGTTGAAATTGTTGGAGATGACTTCCGAGAAGGATTAACAGCAGTTATTTCGGTAAAAGTAATGGAACCTCAATTCGAAGGTCAAACAAAAACGAAATTAGGAAACTCTGAGGTTTCTCCTGCGGTAGATAAAATTGTGGCAGAAATGTTAACGAATTTCTTAGAAGAGAATCCAACAGAAGCAAAACAAATTGTTGATAAAGTAATTTTAGCAGCAAAAGCTCGTCAGGCAGCGAAGAAAGCTCGTGAAATGGTACAACGCAAAAATCCAATGGGAGGAAGCGGATTGCCAGGGAAATTAGCGGATTGTTCATCTCGTAAACCAGAAGAATCTGAGTTATTCTTAGTCGAGGGAGATTCTGCCGGAGGAACGGCAAAACAAGGTCGTGATCGTCATTTTCAAGCAATTTTACCATTGCGTGGTAAGATTTTGAATGTAGAGAAAGCGATGGCGCACAAAGTTTTGGATAACGAAGAGATTAAAAATATTTATACAGCTTTAGGTGTAACAATCGGAACTGAAGAAGATTCAAAAGCACTTAATATCTCAAAATTACGTTACCACAAGGTTGTAATTATGACCGATGCCGATGTCGACGGTTCTCACATCGCGACATTAATTTTGACATTCTTCTTCCGTTATATGAAAGAATTGATTGAGCAAGGACATATTTATATTGCAACGCCACCTTTATATTTGATCAAAAAAGGAGCGAAAGCAGAATATGCTTGGGACGAAAAAGATCGTGAGCGTTTAACTGCAGAATTCTCTACAGATGGTTCTGGTAAAGGAGTTACAATTCAACGATATAAAGGTCTTGGGGAAATGAACGCGGAGCAATTATGGGATACAACACTTAATCCAGAACACAGAACGTTGCGTAAAGTAACGATTGACAATGCGACAGAAGCAGATCGCGTGTTCTCTATGTTGATGGGTGATGATGTACCGCCTCGTCGTGAGTTTATCGAGAAAAATGCACATTATGCAAAAATTGATGTTTAA
- a CDS encoding cation:proton antiporter — protein sequence MKKSTRNSIFYIVTILLCSIMMYFIVIRAEEMETGKHVVHAANGSNYFNDFINSITHNIGHPLAILLAQIVTIIFTARVFGWIFNKIGQPTVIGEIIAGIFLGPSFIGMHFPEFFGDLFPKESLGNLEFISQIGLILFMYVIGMELDLKVLKKNAQDAIVISHASIIIPFTLGLALAGLIYMEFAPEGINFLSFALFIGISMSITAFPVLARIVQERGISKTRLGSIVITCAAADDITAWCLLAAVIAIVKAGSFVSSLYVILLAIVYVIAMVRFVRPFLKRIADVHSSKTTLTKPIIGIFFLVLIISSYLSEIIGIHALFGAFLAGTIMPENVKFRNLFIEKIEDVSLVLLLPLFFVFTGLRTQIGLLDSPHLWQTAGLIILVAVTGKFVGSAVAAKFVGQNWKDSLTIGALMNTRGLMELVVLNIGYDLGVLTPEVFAMMVIMALVTTFMTGPALDLINWIFRKQKTENELSEISQSQKYKILIDFQTPEKGAELLRIANSFIKKQDENSLVSAIHVMKSSEVQHFNLEDREAEIFEPIIEVSEELHQDVTTMFKVSTDMVFETIDVAQKGDYDLMLMGVRNSIYSGSLLGNILGFTTKIIDPDILIGQVTGKENMFDHSIFNERTKQLLNKSTVPVGIVLDKNFTKAEKVFLPLFGNKDADLLKYAQRLISNSESQIIIVDVSGYTKRHSEVKEIIRSIENIAPNHISLSYKQQLDKEFLDEMDLMMISMESWKNLIETKSIWISNVPTTLIISE from the coding sequence ATGAAAAAATCGACAAGAAATTCAATTTTTTATATCGTAACCATTCTACTTTGTTCAATCATGATGTATTTTATTGTGATAAGAGCAGAAGAAATGGAAACTGGAAAACATGTTGTTCACGCTGCAAACGGAAGCAATTACTTCAATGACTTCATCAACAGTATAACACATAATATTGGACACCCTCTTGCTATTTTATTAGCACAAATTGTGACCATTATATTTACCGCAAGAGTTTTTGGATGGATTTTTAATAAAATTGGACAACCAACTGTAATTGGAGAAATTATTGCGGGTATTTTCCTTGGTCCTTCTTTTATTGGTATGCATTTCCCAGAGTTTTTTGGTGATCTTTTCCCAAAAGAATCGTTAGGAAACTTAGAATTTATCAGTCAAATCGGTTTGATTCTATTCATGTATGTCATCGGAATGGAGTTAGACCTGAAAGTGCTAAAGAAAAATGCACAAGACGCCATAGTTATTAGTCACGCAAGTATCATTATTCCATTTACACTTGGTTTGGCTTTGGCTGGATTAATTTATATGGAATTTGCTCCAGAAGGAATTAACTTTTTATCATTTGCCCTTTTTATCGGAATTTCGATGAGTATTACAGCCTTTCCCGTTTTGGCTCGTATTGTACAAGAACGCGGAATTAGTAAAACTCGTTTAGGTTCTATTGTAATTACTTGCGCTGCTGCCGACGATATCACGGCTTGGTGTTTATTAGCTGCGGTTATCGCCATCGTAAAAGCTGGATCATTCGTCAGTTCATTATATGTTATTTTACTAGCAATTGTTTACGTTATCGCAATGGTTCGTTTCGTTCGCCCTTTTTTAAAGCGCATTGCAGACGTACATTCGAGTAAAACAACGCTTACAAAACCTATCATAGGAATCTTTTTCTTGGTCTTAATTATTTCTTCATATTTAAGCGAAATCATTGGAATTCATGCATTATTTGGAGCTTTTTTAGCTGGAACAATTATGCCTGAAAATGTAAAATTCAGAAATTTATTCATCGAAAAAATAGAAGATGTTTCATTAGTTTTATTACTTCCACTATTCTTTGTTTTTACGGGTTTAAGAACACAAATTGGATTATTAGATAGTCCACATTTATGGCAAACAGCGGGATTGATTATTTTGGTTGCTGTAACAGGAAAATTTGTTGGAAGTGCAGTCGCCGCAAAATTTGTAGGACAAAATTGGAAAGATAGTTTGACCATTGGAGCCTTGATGAATACACGAGGTTTGATGGAATTAGTCGTGCTAAACATTGGATATGATTTAGGAGTTTTAACACCAGAAGTTTTCGCTATGATGGTGATAATGGCTTTGGTCACAACTTTTATGACAGGTCCAGCTTTGGATTTAATCAATTGGATTTTCCGCAAACAAAAAACAGAAAATGAACTTTCTGAAATTAGTCAAAGTCAGAAATATAAAATTTTAATTGATTTTCAAACACCCGAGAAAGGTGCTGAATTGTTGCGAATAGCTAATAGCTTTATCAAAAAACAAGACGAAAATTCACTTGTTTCTGCAATTCATGTGATGAAAAGTAGCGAAGTGCAACATTTCAATCTTGAGGATAGAGAAGCAGAAATTTTCGAGCCGATTATTGAGGTTTCCGAAGAGTTACACCAAGATGTAACAACCATGTTCAAAGTCTCTACAGATATGGTTTTTGAGACAATTGATGTTGCGCAAAAAGGTGATTACGATTTGATGTTGATGGGTGTAAGAAATTCTATTTATTCTGGTTCGTTGTTAGGAAATATTTTAGGATTTACGACAAAAATCATCGATCCAGATATTTTGATAGGTCAAGTTACTGGAAAAGAAAACATGTTTGATCATTCAATTTTCAACGAAAGAACGAAACAATTATTGAACAAATCAACTGTTCCTGTTGGAATTGTTTTGGACAAAAATTTCACAAAAGCTGAGAAAGTTTTTCTTCCTCTTTTCGGAAATAAAGATGCCGATTTACTGAAATACGCACAACGTTTAATCTCAAATAGCGAATCTCAAATTATTATTGTAGACGTGAGCGGTTACACAAAACGTCATTCAGAAGTAAAAGAAATTATTCGTAGTATCGAAAATATTGCTCCAAATCATATTAGCCTTTCGTACAAACAACAATTGGATAAAGAGTTTTTGGATGAAATGGATTTGATGATGATTAGTATGGAAAGTTGGAAAAACTTAATCGAAACAAAAAGTATTTGGATTTCCAATGTCCCAACAACTTTGATTATTTCGGAGTAG